One Helianthus annuus cultivar XRQ/B chromosome 7, HanXRQr2.0-SUNRISE, whole genome shotgun sequence genomic region harbors:
- the LOC110866902 gene encoding protein FAR1-RELATED SEQUENCE 5-like, whose protein sequence is MEHMSGLRRTTSRSESENHFFRQVCNSKATLVEFMTHYETTIEAQRHTHRKNDHESRYKRPQLKSSYKLLEGQAVDIYTKNIFCDVQAELIGVADCINQRYEDQPDGFVKFYVNDFQQPCTSLFETNILCMAL, encoded by the exons ATGGAGCATATGTCTGGTCTTAGGCGAACGACATCCAGGTCAGAGAGTGAGAATCATTTTTTTCGTCAAGTGTGCAATTCGAAAGCTACTCTTGTTGAGTTCATGACGCATTATGAGACTACAATAGAAGCACAACGTCACACACATCGTAAAAATGATCATGAATCTCGATACAAAAGACCCCAGTTGAAGAGTAGTTACAAATTGTTGGAAGGGCAAGCTGTTGATATAtacacaaaaaatattttttgtgacGTTCAAGCTGAGCTTATTGGAGTTGCGGATTGCATAAATCAACGTTACGAAGATCAGcctgatgggtttgttaagttttacgtAAATGACTTCCAACAGCCTTGTACATCCTTATTTGAG acaaACATTCTATGCATGGCGTTATAG